The genomic segment TTCAGCTTCTTCCCCTCGAAGAACCTGGGCGGCGCGGGCGATGGTGGCATGTGCGTGACCAACGACGCGGTGCTGCACGAGCAACTGCTGCTGATGCGTTCGCATGGATCGAAGCCGAAGTACTATCACAAGGTCGTGGGCGGCAACTTCCGGCTCGATCCGCTGCAGGCCGCGGTACTGCTGGTGAAGCTGCCGCACCTGGATGAGTGGTCGGCTGCGCGCCGCCGCAATGCTGCGCTGTATGACGAGGCGTTTGCGGGATCGCCGGTGGTGACGCCGCACATAAGCCCGGACTGCGTGAGCATCTTCAACCAGTATTCGATTCGCGTGCAAAACCGCGATGCTGTGCGCAAGGCGCTGACCGATGCGAATGTGGGCACCGAGATTTACTATCCGGTTCCGATGCATCTGCAGGAGTGTTTTGCAGGCAAACATCGTGCGGTGGGATCGCTGGCGCAGTCGGAGAAGGCGGCGAACGAAGTGCTGGCGCTTCCCATCTATCCCGAGCTGACTGCGGAGCAGATCGCCTTTGCGGCACAGACGGTCAAAGATGCTGTGCGGCAGGCACAGCCGGTATAGCTATGGCGACGTTCATTGCGTTGTTGCGGGCAGTTAATGTGGGCGGCTATGGAAAGCTGTCGATG from the Occallatibacter riparius genome contains:
- a CDS encoding DegT/DnrJ/EryC1/StrS family aminotransferase gives rise to the protein MKIPLLDLKAQYATIRDEVMQAVSEVLESQVCILGPKVEELEKKVAALSACKYAVGMSSGTDALLAALMALNIGTGDEVITTPFTFFATAGCVARVGATPVFVDIDPGTFNINPALIEAAITPQTKAIIPVHLFGQMCDMDPIMEIANRHNIPVIEDAAQAISATYKGRRAGSIGAIGCFSFFPSKNLGGAGDGGMCVTNDAVLHEQLLLMRSHGSKPKYYHKVVGGNFRLDPLQAAVLLVKLPHLDEWSAARRRNAALYDEAFAGSPVVTPHISPDCVSIFNQYSIRVQNRDAVRKALTDANVGTEIYYPVPMHLQECFAGKHRAVGSLAQSEKAANEVLALPIYPELTAEQIAFAAQTVKDAVRQAQPV